Proteins encoded in a region of the Puniceibacterium sp. IMCC21224 genome:
- the tssM gene encoding type VI secretion system membrane subunit TssM: protein MSFLKKILGFLFSRFLWTLIGIAILCVLIWFYGPLISVGDAAPLAGDLTRIVVIGVIIILWLVSMLIRQLRAARANRAFVAELAAPAPEMIAAPGDENLAEVQAKFQGVMEQMKRSKLGGRKFLRDMPWYVIIGPPGTGKTTALRQSGLHFPIDLSDDLKGIGGTRNCDWFFTEDAVLIDTAGRYVQQQSDPDVDSAEWKGFIDLLVKHRGRRALNGVILTLSVEELAGDDVSIREHGREIRKRLAELREETGLKLPVYLMITKADLVPGFESFFGDLNAREREQVWGATLGTADRVDGLTVEREMKVMQEALEERMTARIAEDVPLAQRAEIFRFPSQLDQLTSPLKVLIEAVFGESRYEDSPWMRGVYFTSATQEGSPIDRMVSGIAASLGLTAPMPERRAHGNTRSFFLRNLLTDLIFPEAGLGRFDPRAEERRRWIWRGTLAAASLAVVVLATLFLFSFMRYNGALGEQERQLANLSARLANVAARQAPTDPLDLNLALDAANETVNAETYVEGGVLTLLGPTAEPELAQVHRIAYDQTLRNILEPRMVALLEATMWRHSRDPEFLLGALKSYQMLTGQAPYDAAFLGVWWQTVLPEFSPIDPFPTDESVDHQLAALVRMAGEEDKIASDPALVSTALESICTIPLAVRAYRNLRSDPSLTGLSDWVPAEKTGPNGARVLTRLSEKTLRVGLPGAFTYDGFHNAVLPLVPEVAAQATLDRAVFAGGCSESSDASVDTLETDILKLYYDDFIAQWDGFLRDIRLTPIGDLVQARQNLKDLASADSALKRLLESVVFETHLAHVDEAGGGNAAVEKGALKAVSKLGKLGKLVKAGAKIAKSSDSGPPPLPPGTPVSDHFAPIRGTVQEVDGQPPLLDDAVAALTALSNELQTVAASPDPQAALLARGGLPQLTGAIANEAASLPDPIDSWIAGIAGDTISVTREAVIAQLNARWRADVLPFCVSATSGRYPFDQSSAIDVNTLDFARLFGSGGLVDSFINDHLQPYIDNSVRPWKWRADFGLDAKLLQPFENARSMRDALFPGGAGPVLAFSLEPRDLSGNASRVTLNVDGQVLTYFNAAARPSPMTWPGPDGTNMITLSFAPVNGTAELVTSETGSWAILRLIRKGRLAATALPEVFTLSLAASGFSASFNLRANSVENPFDLTMFSGFTCPRGF, encoded by the coding sequence ATGTCGTTCCTGAAAAAGATCCTTGGTTTTCTGTTTTCGCGGTTCCTGTGGACCCTGATCGGCATCGCCATCCTGTGCGTCCTGATCTGGTTCTACGGCCCGCTGATCAGCGTGGGCGACGCGGCGCCGTTGGCCGGGGATTTGACGCGGATCGTGGTGATCGGCGTCATTATCATCCTGTGGCTGGTGTCGATGCTGATCCGTCAGTTGCGCGCCGCGCGGGCCAACCGCGCCTTTGTCGCCGAACTCGCCGCCCCGGCACCCGAGATGATCGCCGCCCCCGGTGACGAGAATCTGGCCGAGGTGCAGGCCAAGTTTCAAGGCGTGATGGAGCAGATGAAGCGGTCAAAACTCGGTGGGCGCAAATTCCTGCGTGACATGCCGTGGTACGTGATCATCGGACCGCCGGGTACGGGCAAGACGACGGCGCTGCGCCAGTCCGGCCTGCATTTCCCGATTGATTTGTCTGATGACCTCAAAGGGATCGGGGGCACGCGCAACTGCGATTGGTTCTTTACGGAAGACGCGGTGCTGATCGACACCGCCGGGCGCTATGTCCAACAGCAAAGCGACCCAGACGTGGATTCCGCCGAATGGAAAGGCTTTATCGACCTGCTGGTCAAACATCGCGGTCGGCGCGCGCTGAATGGAGTGATCCTGACCCTGTCGGTCGAGGAACTGGCCGGTGACGATGTATCAATCCGCGAACATGGCCGCGAGATCCGCAAGCGTCTGGCCGAACTGCGCGAAGAGACCGGGCTGAAATTGCCGGTCTATCTGATGATCACCAAGGCCGATCTGGTGCCGGGATTCGAATCCTTCTTTGGCGATCTGAATGCACGCGAACGCGAACAGGTCTGGGGCGCGACGCTGGGCACCGCCGACCGTGTTGACGGGCTGACGGTTGAGCGCGAAATGAAGGTGATGCAAGAGGCGCTGGAAGAGCGGATGACCGCCCGCATCGCCGAGGATGTGCCGCTGGCGCAGCGGGCTGAGATCTTTCGGTTTCCCAGCCAGCTTGATCAACTCACCAGCCCGCTCAAGGTGCTGATCGAGGCGGTGTTCGGAGAAAGCCGGTACGAGGACAGCCCGTGGATGCGCGGCGTTTATTTCACCTCTGCCACACAAGAAGGGTCGCCCATCGACCGGATGGTGTCGGGTATCGCCGCATCGCTGGGCCTGACCGCACCGATGCCCGAACGCCGGGCGCATGGCAACACCCGCAGCTTTTTCCTGCGCAACTTGCTGACCGATCTGATCTTTCCCGAGGCCGGTCTGGGCCGGTTCGATCCCCGGGCCGAGGAGCGCCGCCGCTGGATCTGGCGTGGCACCCTGGCGGCGGCGTCGCTGGCGGTGGTGGTTCTGGCAACGCTGTTTCTGTTTTCGTTCATGCGTTACAACGGGGCCTTGGGTGAACAGGAACGCCAGCTTGCCAATCTGTCGGCACGACTGGCCAATGTCGCCGCGCGGCAGGCGCCGACCGATCCGCTGGACCTGAACCTCGCGCTGGATGCGGCAAACGAGACGGTGAATGCTGAAACGTATGTCGAGGGCGGCGTGCTGACCTTGTTAGGGCCGACGGCTGAACCAGAATTGGCGCAGGTGCACCGCATTGCCTATGATCAAACGCTGCGCAATATTCTGGAACCGCGCATGGTCGCCCTGCTTGAGGCGACGATGTGGCGGCATTCGCGCGACCCAGAATTTCTGCTGGGGGCGTTGAAATCCTATCAGATGCTGACGGGGCAGGCGCCCTATGACGCGGCATTTCTGGGTGTCTGGTGGCAGACGGTTTTGCCCGAATTTTCGCCTATCGACCCATTCCCCACGGATGAATCCGTCGATCACCAATTGGCGGCTTTGGTCCGCATGGCGGGCGAAGAGGACAAGATCGCGTCGGACCCCGCGCTTGTCTCGACTGCGCTGGAAAGCATCTGCACCATTCCGCTTGCGGTGCGCGCCTATCGCAACCTGCGTTCGGACCCCAGCCTGACCGGCCTGTCCGATTGGGTGCCAGCGGAAAAGACCGGGCCGAATGGCGCCCGTGTTTTGACCCGGCTGTCGGAAAAGACCCTGCGCGTCGGCCTGCCGGGGGCGTTTACCTATGATGGATTTCACAATGCTGTGCTGCCGCTGGTGCCCGAGGTGGCGGCGCAGGCGACGCTGGATCGCGCTGTGTTCGCGGGCGGTTGTTCCGAGAGTTCGGACGCGTCGGTCGATACGCTGGAAACTGATATCCTCAAGCTTTACTACGATGATTTCATCGCGCAGTGGGATGGGTTCCTGCGGGACATCCGCCTGACGCCAATCGGGGATCTGGTGCAGGCGCGTCAGAACCTCAAAGATCTTGCCTCGGCCGATTCCGCGTTGAAACGGTTGTTGGAGTCGGTGGTGTTCGAGACGCACCTTGCCCATGTCGACGAAGCGGGCGGCGGCAATGCTGCGGTGGAAAAGGGCGCGCTCAAGGCGGTGTCGAAACTGGGTAAGCTGGGCAAACTGGTCAAGGCCGGAGCCAAGATCGCCAAGTCGTCGGACAGTGGTCCCCCGCCGCTGCCGCCGGGTACTCCGGTGTCCGATCACTTCGCCCCGATCCGCGGCACGGTGCAAGAGGTCGATGGGCAGCCGCCGTTGTTAGACGACGCCGTAGCGGCGCTGACCGCGTTGTCGAATGAGCTACAGACCGTCGCGGCCAGCCCCGATCCGCAGGCCGCATTGTTGGCGCGGGGGGGATTGCCGCAACTGACTGGTGCCATCGCGAACGAGGCCGCGAGCCTGCCTGACCCGATCGACAGCTGGATTGCGGGCATCGCAGGCGACACGATCAGCGTCACGCGCGAGGCGGTGATTGCCCAGCTTAACGCCCGTTGGCGGGCCGACGTACTGCCGTTCTGCGTTTCGGCCACTTCTGGCAGATATCCGTTCGATCAGTCCAGCGCCATCGACGTGAACACGCTGGATTTTGCGCGCCTCTTTGGCAGCGGCGGGCTGGTGGACAGTTTCATCAATGACCATCTGCAACCCTATATCGACAACTCTGTCCGACCATGGAAATGGCGCGCCGATTTTGGTCTGGACGCCAAGCTGCTGCAACCGTTTGAAAATGCCCGGTCGATGCGTGATGCGCTGTTTCCCGGCGGAGCCGGACCGGTGCTGGCCTTTTCGCTGGAGCCGCGCGATCTGTCGGGCAATGCCAGCCGGGTGACGCTGAATGTCGACGGACAGGTTTTGACCTATTTCAACGCCGCCGCGCGACCCAGCCCGATGACATGGCCGGGACCGGATGGGACCAACATGATCACGCTCAGCTTTGCACCGGTGAACGGTACGGCCGAATTGGTCACATCCGAAACCGGAAGCTGGGCGATCCTGCGGCTGATCCGCAAGGGGCGGCTGGCCGCGACTGCGCTGCCCGAAGTCTTTACCCTGTCGCTGGCAGCAAGCGGGTTTTCCGCCAGCTTTAATCTGCGGGCTAATTCGGTGGAAAACCCGTTCGATCTGACGATGTTTTCGGGCTTTACCTGCCCGCGCGGATTCTAG
- the icmH gene encoding type IVB secretion system protein IcmH/DotU — MNADDPFGLENDAGRTRIRPVRRAAQPAPRRAGPAATGTPLRTARASDNPLLNAYAALLGMAPELERATAPENPDVLRTRLLETLTQARDSAVSAGVPLSRADQGAWFVAALLDDIALNTPWGGHSGWPRMPLVVSMYGNVDAGERFFDLAEDLIRFPERDPQLLELVFLCLSLGFRGKHRINPGAGEAAIAQMRVQMNRLLRDRDAADAPLAPHWKGVEAADESRGFIVPLWSIGLMAIALIMVVYVGLGIQLSNRGERLFTLASVLPPPERADIFRPIIETVEQPLLTADPLVFELLPLFAEAAPKDTASALTGREDVSIAIVVVQATNPEVFRSAKADLNAGYSPLIASVAQVIRDNAEFIGSVRVVGHTDSIPVQRSNPFRSNQGLSEARAKTIADMLVQAGVPAGLVASEGKAATEPIADNGTKPGRARNRRVEIILQKKV; from the coding sequence ATGAACGCTGACGACCCCTTTGGCCTTGAGAACGACGCCGGACGCACCCGCATCCGCCCGGTGCGCCGTGCGGCACAACCCGCGCCGCGCCGCGCCGGGCCTGCGGCCACCGGCACGCCGCTGCGCACCGCCCGGGCCAGCGACAATCCGTTGCTCAACGCCTACGCCGCGTTGCTGGGCATGGCCCCGGAACTGGAACGCGCCACCGCACCCGAAAATCCGGATGTGTTGCGCACAAGGCTGTTGGAGACGCTGACGCAGGCCCGCGATTCTGCTGTGTCGGCGGGTGTGCCGCTGTCGCGCGCCGATCAGGGGGCGTGGTTTGTCGCGGCGCTGCTGGATGACATCGCGCTGAACACGCCATGGGGCGGGCACTCTGGCTGGCCGCGGATGCCGCTGGTGGTGTCGATGTATGGCAATGTCGACGCCGGTGAGCGGTTCTTTGATCTGGCCGAGGATCTGATCCGGTTCCCCGAGCGCGACCCACAATTGCTGGAACTGGTGTTCCTGTGCCTGTCGCTGGGGTTTCGCGGTAAACACCGGATCAACCCCGGCGCGGGCGAGGCGGCGATTGCCCAGATGCGGGTGCAGATGAATCGCTTGTTGCGCGACCGCGACGCCGCCGACGCGCCGCTTGCCCCGCACTGGAAAGGGGTTGAGGCGGCAGATGAAAGCCGCGGCTTTATTGTGCCGCTGTGGTCCATCGGGCTAATGGCGATTGCCCTGATCATGGTGGTTTATGTCGGGCTGGGCATCCAGCTTTCGAACCGGGGCGAGAGGTTGTTTACCCTGGCCAGCGTCCTGCCGCCGCCGGAACGTGCGGACATCTTTCGCCCGATTATCGAAACCGTCGAGCAGCCGCTGCTGACCGCCGATCCGCTGGTGTTCGAATTGTTGCCGCTGTTCGCCGAAGCTGCGCCAAAGGACACCGCCAGCGCCCTGACCGGGCGCGAGGACGTGTCGATTGCCATCGTGGTTGTACAGGCCACCAACCCCGAGGTGTTCCGGTCAGCCAAGGCCGATCTGAACGCAGGCTATAGCCCGCTGATCGCCAGCGTCGCTCAGGTGATCCGCGACAACGCCGAATTTATCGGATCGGTTCGGGTGGTTGGCCACACTGACAGTATTCCGGTGCAGCGGTCCAACCCATTCCGGTCCAATCAGGGGCTCAGCGAGGCGCGTGCCAAGACCATCGCCGACATGCTGGTGCAGGCGGGTGTGCCTGCCGGGCTGGTCGCGTCCGAGGGCAAGGCCGCGACCGAGCCGATTGCCGATAATGGCACCAAACCGGGCCGTGCCCGCAATCGTCGCGTCGAAATCATTTTGCAGAAAAAGGTCTGA
- the tssK gene encoding type VI secretion system baseplate subunit TssK — protein sequence MTDRNKVVWSEGLFLRTQHLQQQDRHTDWLIRQLLGAMPRHSFGFSALGLDPTALEEGQIAVSVAEGVLPDGTFFAVPGDTAGVASVPVTAKSGTGLVHLALPTAGAGAAQIDPAHAQPSGTRFRGTVIEVRDTIRGGAEPTEIEVAALAPKLLLPGDEVAGYTTLPIARIEGLSGEGAVSLDPAFLAPALNIGAVGWYGQLLKELVTGLDRIADAHGAMVLGGTGASMENLLILELANAARPRLAHMAAQLNDHPSALYQELSGLAGRMATFGASARRLGDLPEYDHADPQLSFQTLADTLRSLVLSLRHVEPKSRALRVSRHAENIWTVRIDNPEIIANSRIVLRVGGDISEKLLRKIFVDQATVGAADAFDALWKSRLTGIPLKPLNSQPREIPYDGDRLCLELDRTSEHWAALADAPGFVLGVAGQLDREPQIDCYAVSR from the coding sequence ATGACTGACAGGAACAAGGTTGTTTGGTCCGAGGGGCTGTTTCTGCGGACCCAGCATCTGCAACAGCAGGACCGGCACACCGACTGGCTGATCCGGCAGTTGTTGGGCGCGATGCCGCGACACAGCTTTGGCTTTAGTGCGCTTGGGTTGGACCCGACCGCGCTGGAGGAAGGGCAGATTGCCGTGTCTGTGGCCGAAGGGGTGTTGCCGGACGGCACCTTTTTCGCGGTCCCCGGTGATACGGCCGGGGTCGCGTCGGTTCCGGTCACGGCCAAATCTGGCACGGGACTGGTGCATTTGGCACTGCCGACGGCGGGCGCTGGGGCGGCGCAGATTGACCCGGCCCATGCGCAACCTTCGGGCACACGCTTTCGCGGCACGGTGATCGAGGTGCGCGACACCATCCGCGGCGGGGCCGAACCAACCGAGATCGAGGTTGCCGCCCTTGCGCCGAAACTGCTGCTGCCCGGTGACGAGGTGGCAGGATACACCACGCTGCCGATTGCCCGGATCGAGGGGCTGAGCGGTGAGGGCGCGGTTTCGTTGGACCCGGCATTTCTGGCCCCGGCGCTGAATATCGGCGCGGTTGGCTGGTATGGTCAACTTCTCAAGGAGCTGGTGACCGGGCTGGATCGGATCGCGGATGCCCATGGCGCGATGGTGCTGGGCGGCACCGGCGCGTCGATGGAGAATCTGTTGATCCTGGAACTGGCCAATGCCGCCCGTCCGCGTCTGGCGCATATGGCGGCGCAGCTGAACGATCATCCTTCGGCGTTGTATCAGGAACTCAGTGGTCTGGCAGGGCGGATGGCGACTTTTGGGGCGTCGGCCCGCCGTCTGGGGGATCTGCCGGAGTACGACCACGCGGACCCGCAACTCAGCTTTCAGACGCTGGCCGATACATTGCGGTCGCTGGTGCTGTCGTTGCGCCATGTCGAACCGAAAAGCCGCGCGTTGCGGGTGTCACGCCATGCGGAAAACATCTGGACCGTGCGGATTGATAACCCCGAGATCATCGCCAACAGCCGTATTGTGCTGCGTGTTGGTGGTGATATTTCCGAGAAACTACTGCGCAAGATCTTTGTCGATCAGGCCACGGTGGGGGCGGCGGACGCGTTCGATGCGCTGTGGAAATCGCGGCTGACCGGCATCCCGCTTAAGCCACTGAATTCGCAACCGCGCGAGATCCCGTATGATGGCGACCGGCTGTGTCTTGAGCTGGACCGCACGTCCGAACATTGGGCGGCGCTGGCCGATGCGCCGGGGTTTGTGCTGGGGGTGGCGGGTCAGCTGGACCGGGAACCACAGATCGACTGCTACGCGGTGAGCCGGTGA
- the tssJ gene encoding type VI secretion system lipoprotein TssJ, translated as MILVRRTFLLSSAAGIGLILSGCGEDAPNILTVRAQAGAGMNPGPDGSDRPVTLSILQLSGSGAFDAADYFALQNPASALGSDLVKADQLVLAPGGSASRAITIQPTTSIIGVVGGFINPTGRTVRSKIAAPGASQGLIISVGASGLSLATA; from the coding sequence ATGATCCTTGTACGCCGTACCTTTCTGCTAAGCAGCGCCGCGGGCATCGGCCTGATCCTGTCGGGCTGTGGCGAAGATGCACCGAACATCCTCACCGTCCGCGCGCAGGCGGGCGCGGGTATGAATCCTGGCCCCGATGGCAGCGACCGTCCGGTGACGCTGAGCATTCTGCAACTGTCGGGGTCTGGTGCGTTTGACGCCGCTGATTATTTCGCGTTGCAAAATCCGGCCTCGGCGCTGGGCAGCGATCTGGTCAAGGCGGATCAGCTGGTTCTGGCCCCCGGTGGGTCTGCCAGCCGCGCGATCACCATTCAGCCAACCACGAGCATCATTGGCGTTGTCGGTGGCTTTATCAATCCCACAGGCCGCACTGTGCGTAGCAAGATTGCAGCGCCCGGTGCCAGTCAGGGTCTTATCATCAGCGTCGGAGCGAGCGGGCTGTCGCTCGCGACGGCGTGA
- the tagH gene encoding type VI secretion system-associated FHA domain protein TagH: MTLRLVIESSPSPQTVTERLFDGGQLSIGRGDEADWQLADPKMFVSRRHCILSEEGGRVMVTDASSGGLFIDNAANPVGPGNAVPVEPGMRLHLGDFILRVEAARAAPGTEAPKPRATSKGGFFADEPPAPPPEPTAPRPDTLPDPFGLRSDSAPGARHKEMARPPRPLDQADPFGLDLRSAFDDRPEHEPERDTPPAERPAGGGYFDAAPSSAAPVEPTRPEPNTPGPTKKDIFGSWSSGLDEDDEDEEPTPPPISLVPDPPPRAPVEPDLPVPPVSEPVSAKGPVARNVPPMSSEDGDLRDALLRGMGIDPASLPASDDPVAEMEHLGRCMHDMAEGVMLLLRTRAQEKQKVRVAQTIIASADVNPLKFLATPEDALTALIRPRGRGYLPPDEAVPAAFRDLADHQVRTWSALQIALRRMVDKFDPAEIEKEMSDVGMLESLVAGGRKAKLWQIYADRYRDIAQSAEKQFLGDVGGDFRDAYENKGS, encoded by the coding sequence ATGACCCTGCGTCTTGTCATCGAATCGTCCCCCAGCCCGCAGACGGTGACCGAACGGCTGTTTGATGGCGGGCAGTTGTCGATCGGGCGCGGCGACGAGGCCGACTGGCAGCTTGCCGATCCCAAGATGTTCGTGTCGCGCCGTCACTGCATCCTGAGCGAAGAGGGCGGGCGCGTGATGGTTACAGATGCGTCGTCTGGCGGGCTGTTCATCGACAATGCGGCCAATCCGGTGGGGCCGGGAAACGCTGTGCCGGTTGAGCCGGGGATGCGGTTACATTTGGGTGATTTTATCCTGAGGGTCGAGGCGGCGCGGGCTGCGCCGGGGACCGAGGCCCCAAAACCGCGCGCGACCTCAAAGGGCGGGTTCTTTGCGGACGAGCCACCCGCCCCGCCGCCCGAGCCGACCGCCCCCCGGCCCGACACGCTGCCTGATCCGTTTGGTCTGCGCAGCGACAGCGCACCCGGCGCACGACACAAAGAGATGGCGCGCCCGCCCCGACCGCTTGATCAGGCGGATCCTTTTGGGCTCGATCTGCGTAGCGCGTTTGACGACCGGCCCGAGCATGAGCCAGAGAGGGATACCCCCCCAGCCGAGCGCCCGGCTGGCGGCGGATATTTCGACGCTGCGCCCTCTTCTGCCGCTCCGGTCGAGCCTACCCGACCGGAGCCAAATACACCGGGCCCGACCAAAAAGGACATCTTTGGCAGCTGGAGCTCTGGCCTGGATGAGGACGACGAAGACGAAGAGCCAACGCCGCCGCCGATCTCTCTGGTGCCGGATCCACCGCCCCGTGCGCCCGTCGAACCCGACCTGCCTGTGCCCCCGGTGTCGGAACCCGTCAGCGCCAAGGGTCCGGTTGCCCGAAATGTTCCGCCAATGTCATCCGAGGATGGTGATCTGCGCGATGCGCTGTTGCGCGGTATGGGGATAGATCCGGCGAGCCTGCCCGCCTCAGACGATCCTGTCGCCGAAATGGAACATCTTGGGCGCTGCATGCACGATATGGCTGAAGGCGTGATGCTGTTGCTGCGCACCCGTGCGCAGGAAAAGCAAAAGGTGCGTGTCGCCCAGACCATCATCGCCAGCGCCGATGTGAATCCGCTCAAATTCCTCGCTACGCCTGAGGATGCGCTGACGGCGCTGATCCGCCCGCGCGGACGCGGCTATCTGCCACCGGACGAGGCGGTGCCAGCCGCCTTTCGTGACCTTGCCGATCATCAGGTCCGTACCTGGAGCGCGTTGCAAATTGCCCTGCGCCGCATGGTGGACAAGTTCGATCCAGCCGAGATCGAAAAGGAAATGAGTGATGTTGGGATGCTCGAATCCCTCGTCGCGGGGGGGCGCAAGGCCAAGCTGTGGCAGATCTATGCGGACCGGTATCGCGACATCGCCCAATCGGCGGAAAAGCAGTTTTTGGGCGATGTCGGCGGAGATTTCAGAGATGCTTATGAAAACAAAGGGAGTTAG
- the tssG gene encoding type VI secretion system baseplate subunit TssG: protein MADDSGHTRADLTSPEGIARMDFFELLRQLETADLRFGRAGGADREPARLGQTARMAFAASDVAEMTPGNAEHPPKIGVNVLGLIGPEGPMPLHMTRWIMERLSNRWFAGDAQQGATADTSFLDFINMLQHRLIALYWRAWADARPEVHIAHGDGGRVTAMMRSLAGLGLPGTTTDDIRLDGAKLRHATSLALEARSPERLTAFLETVLGVPVALGEFQGVWIDIPQHLQSRLGMQHAGLGSGAVIGGRVFDRQSHAELRLGPLTLAQFNAFLDDSIARDRLRQALVFAAGKDIAFGLRLVLAADAVPQARLGACQLGRTTWLNPDPDRNADDLAFANVTEPSHSLTPAQRSAA from the coding sequence ATGGCCGATGACTCCGGGCACACGCGCGCTGATCTGACCTCACCCGAGGGGATCGCGCGGATGGATTTTTTCGAGTTGCTGCGCCAGCTCGAAACTGCGGACCTGCGCTTTGGTCGTGCGGGGGGGGCGGATCGCGAACCGGCGCGATTGGGGCAGACCGCGCGCATGGCCTTTGCCGCCAGCGACGTGGCTGAGATGACGCCGGGCAACGCAGAACACCCGCCGAAGATCGGTGTCAACGTTCTGGGGCTGATCGGGCCCGAAGGTCCGATGCCGCTGCATATGACCCGCTGGATCATGGAGCGGCTGTCGAACCGCTGGTTTGCCGGCGATGCCCAGCAGGGCGCGACGGCGGACACCTCGTTTCTTGATTTCATTAACATGCTGCAACACCGGCTGATTGCGCTGTATTGGCGCGCCTGGGCCGATGCCCGCCCCGAGGTGCATATCGCCCATGGTGACGGTGGGCGAGTGACGGCGATGATGCGGTCGCTGGCTGGGCTGGGTCTGCCGGGCACCACCACCGATGATATCCGGCTGGACGGGGCCAAACTGCGCCACGCCACGTCATTGGCATTAGAGGCGCGCAGCCCCGAGCGGCTGACCGCGTTTCTGGAAACCGTACTGGGGGTGCCCGTGGCGCTGGGCGAATTTCAGGGGGTCTGGATCGACATTCCGCAACATCTGCAAAGCCGATTGGGGATGCAGCACGCTGGACTTGGCTCTGGTGCCGTGATCGGCGGGCGCGTGTTTGACCGGCAATCCCATGCCGAGCTGCGGTTGGGTCCGCTGACGCTGGCGCAGTTCAACGCCTTTCTCGATGACAGCATCGCCCGCGACCGGCTGCGGCAGGCGCTGGTGTTTGCGGCGGGCAAGGATATCGCCTTTGGTCTGCGGCTGGTGCTGGCGGCAGACGCGGTACCGCAGGCGCGGCTTGGCGCGTGCCAGTTGGGGCGGACGACATGGCTGAATCCTGACCCGGACCGCAATGCTGACGATCTGGCCTTTGCCAACGTCACTGAACCATCCCATTCCCTGACCCCGGCCCAAAGGAGCGCCGCATGA